From the genome of Psychroserpens ponticola, one region includes:
- the sufD gene encoding Fe-S cluster assembly protein SufD produces MDLKDKLVSSFMAFENMVDIDAPVHDVRSEAIRVFENKGFPTKRDEAWKYTSLNSVLKHDYSVFPKKENELEHRDIKKYFIHDIDSYKIVFIDGKYASHLSQTTHDGIDVCLMSAALSKPKYRILIENYFNKAATKDSLSSLNTAFSQEGAYIHIPKNKIVEKPIQILHFSTGNESALMLQPRNLIVVDENAHVQIIERHQSLTDNPVLTNSVTEIFANKRAIVDYYKIQNDKKSASLIDNTFVKQKRESHASVHTFSFGGKLTRNNLNFYQEGERIDSTLNGVTIIGDKQHVDHNTLVHHIEPNCESHQDYKGIFSDKSTGVFNGKVYVNKEAQKTNAFQSNNNILLSDQASINTKPQLEIFADDVKCSHGCTIGQLDESAMFYMRSRGIPEKEAKALLMFAFSNNVLNSVKIPEIKKRITKIIANKLGVNLGFDL; encoded by the coding sequence ATGGATTTAAAAGATAAATTAGTGTCGTCATTTATGGCATTCGAGAACATGGTAGATATAGATGCTCCGGTTCATGATGTTCGTAGTGAAGCAATACGAGTATTTGAAAATAAAGGTTTTCCTACTAAACGTGATGAAGCTTGGAAATATACATCTCTTAATAGTGTATTAAAACATGATTATAGTGTGTTTCCAAAAAAGGAAAATGAATTAGAGCATCGCGATATAAAAAAGTATTTTATTCACGATATAGATAGCTATAAGATTGTTTTTATCGATGGAAAATATGCATCACACTTGTCACAAACAACACATGATGGTATTGATGTATGTTTAATGTCTGCTGCTTTATCAAAACCAAAATATAGAATTCTTATTGAAAATTATTTCAATAAAGCTGCGACAAAAGATAGTTTATCTTCATTAAACACTGCGTTTTCTCAAGAAGGCGCTTACATTCATATTCCAAAGAATAAAATAGTTGAAAAACCAATTCAAATTTTGCATTTTTCTACTGGAAATGAATCGGCTTTAATGTTGCAACCTCGTAACTTAATTGTTGTTGATGAAAATGCACATGTTCAAATAATTGAACGCCATCAAAGTTTAACAGATAATCCTGTGTTAACTAACAGTGTCACAGAAATTTTTGCAAATAAACGTGCTATAGTTGATTATTATAAAATTCAGAACGATAAGAAAAGTGCTTCACTTATTGATAATACATTCGTAAAACAAAAACGAGAAAGCCATGCCTCTGTGCATACATTTTCTTTTGGTGGAAAATTAACACGAAATAATCTTAACTTTTATCAAGAAGGTGAACGTATTGATTCTACATTAAATGGTGTTACGATTATTGGTGATAAACAACATGTAGATCATAATACATTAGTGCATCATATTGAACCTAACTGTGAAAGTCATCAAGATTATAAAGGTATTTTTTCAGATAAATCAACTGGTGTTTTTAATGGAAAAGTCTATGTAAATAAAGAAGCACAGAAGACAAACGCCTTTCAATCTAATAACAATATTTTGTTGAGTGATCAAGCGTCAATAAATACAAAACCTCAGTTGGAAATTTTTGCAGATGATGTAAAATGCTCTCATGGTTGTACTATTGGTCAGTTAGACGAAAGTGCAATGTTTTATATGCGTTCTAGAGGAATTCCAGAAAAAGAAGCGAAAGCATTACTTATGTTTGCATTTAGTAATAATGTTTTAAATTCGGTTAAAATACCTGAAATCAAAAAGCGTATTACTAAGATTATAGCTAATAAGTTAGGTGTTAATTTAGGGTTTGATCTTTAA
- a CDS encoding PadR family transcriptional regulator — translation MYSKELTKGTLQPIILKLINSRDKMYGYEITQEVKKLTSGKIDISEGALYPILHKLEAKGVLDTEKVFIGKRVRKYYKVTREGKQMVTDVTKEINDFIDTLQIIFNSEIQKL, via the coding sequence ATGTATAGCAAAGAACTCACAAAAGGAACATTACAACCTATCATTTTAAAACTTATTAATAGCAGAGACAAAATGTATGGTTATGAAATTACACAAGAGGTAAAAAAATTGACCTCTGGCAAAATTGATATCTCTGAAGGTGCTTTATATCCAATACTACATAAGTTAGAAGCCAAAGGTGTTTTAGACACTGAAAAAGTTTTTATAGGCAAGCGTGTAAGAAAGTATTATAAAGTGACCAGAGAAGGGAAACAAATGGTTACTGATGTTACTAAAGAAATAAACGATTTTATAGATACACTTCAAATAATTTTTAATTCTGAAATCCAAAAATTATGA
- a CDS encoding aminotransferase class V-fold PLP-dependent enzyme, with protein sequence MLNVDKIRGDFPILNRKVNGKPLVYFDNAATSQTPQQVIDAIVDYYSNYNANIHRGVHTLSQEATDLYEQARIKIQKHFNAKYSYEIIMTSGTTHSINLVANGFSSLLKKGDEIIVSALEHHSNIVPWQMLCERTGAILKVIPMNEDGELILSEYETLLSEKTKLVFVNHISNALGTINPIKTIIDKAHQVGAAVLVDGAQACPHLVPDVQALDVDFYVASAHKICGPTGVGMLYGKEEWLNKLPPYQGGGEMIAEVTFEKTTYANLPHKFEAGTPNICGGIAFGTALDYMNAIGFDSIEAYEKELLEYGTQELLKIEGLKIYGTSVQKTSVISFNIEGIHPYDIGTILDKMGIAVRTGHHCAQPIMDFYNIPGTVRASFAFYNTKAEIDALVSGVKKAKMMLA encoded by the coding sequence ATGTTAAACGTCGATAAAATAAGAGGAGATTTTCCAATTTTAAACCGAAAGGTTAATGGGAAACCTTTGGTCTATTTTGATAATGCTGCAACGTCGCAAACACCACAACAAGTGATTGATGCTATTGTAGATTATTATTCTAATTATAACGCTAATATTCATAGAGGTGTTCATACTTTAAGTCAGGAAGCAACAGATTTATATGAACAAGCACGTATTAAAATCCAAAAACATTTTAATGCAAAATACAGTTATGAAATCATCATGACGTCTGGAACAACACATAGTATCAATCTGGTCGCAAATGGGTTTTCGTCGTTATTAAAAAAAGGTGACGAAATCATAGTTTCTGCATTAGAGCATCATAGTAATATTGTGCCTTGGCAAATGTTATGTGAGCGAACAGGAGCTATCTTAAAAGTCATTCCTATGAATGAAGATGGCGAATTAATCCTAAGTGAGTATGAAACTTTATTGTCTGAAAAAACAAAGCTAGTTTTCGTTAATCATATTTCAAATGCATTAGGCACCATAAATCCTATTAAAACTATTATTGATAAAGCGCATCAAGTTGGCGCAGCTGTTTTAGTTGATGGTGCGCAAGCTTGTCCGCATTTAGTGCCAGATGTTCAAGCTTTAGATGTCGATTTTTATGTGGCTTCTGCTCATAAAATTTGTGGGCCAACAGGCGTTGGAATGTTATATGGAAAAGAAGAATGGTTAAACAAATTACCACCTTATCAAGGAGGAGGTGAAATGATTGCTGAGGTCACTTTTGAAAAAACAACTTATGCCAATTTGCCTCATAAGTTTGAAGCTGGAACACCAAATATTTGTGGAGGCATTGCGTTTGGAACTGCTCTAGATTATATGAATGCCATTGGTTTTGATTCCATTGAAGCTTATGAAAAAGAGCTTTTAGAGTATGGAACACAAGAACTTTTAAAGATTGAAGGCTTAAAAATTTATGGAACTTCAGTACAGAAAACCTCAGTAATCTCTTTTAATATTGAAGGTATACATCCATACGATATTGGAACAATATTAGATAAAATGGGAATTGCAGTTCGTACAGGACATCATTGTGCACAACCCATTATGGATTTCTATAACATTCCAGGAACAGTAAGAGCATCCTTTGCATTTTATAATACTAAAGCCGAAATAGATGCTTTAGTTTCGGGTGTGAAAAAGGCAAAAATGATGCTGGCTTAA
- a CDS encoding META domain-containing protein — MKHLAILISLIILKSCGSSNDIASLNKSTDMITNEIIKGTYVLEQLDTIEVTNDKLTLEFDSKTNRVSGFAGCNRFFGTYTTNGNTISFSELGATRMICQEEVNKKEHLFFQTMTKVNAFELSNGELSLKKNETVLISATKNKTSQLRQAETKINILYRASTRGFFEAIWIEGNVLKYTKDRNLKETSIYKLSDEQLSDLMSLYNDLDVESIPSIEPPSKTFQYDAAAMATLTIVLNEKEYVSNGFDHGNPPKPFALFVGKLLSVKETMVKQ, encoded by the coding sequence ATGAAACATTTAGCAATATTAATAAGTCTTATTATATTAAAGTCTTGCGGAAGCTCAAATGATATCGCAAGTTTAAATAAGTCAACAGACATGATTACCAACGAAATAATTAAAGGCACCTATGTTTTAGAGCAATTGGATACTATTGAAGTTACTAATGATAAACTCACTTTAGAGTTCGATTCTAAAACAAATAGAGTTTCAGGTTTTGCAGGTTGTAATCGATTTTTTGGAACTTATACAACAAATGGCAATACTATTTCTTTTTCTGAATTAGGAGCTACTAGAATGATATGTCAGGAAGAAGTGAATAAAAAGGAACATTTGTTTTTTCAAACAATGACTAAAGTGAATGCGTTTGAATTATCAAACGGAGAATTAAGTCTTAAAAAGAATGAAACGGTCTTGATAAGCGCGACTAAAAATAAGACGTCTCAATTGCGACAAGCTGAGACAAAAATTAACATCTTATATAGAGCATCAACCAGAGGTTTTTTCGAAGCTATATGGATTGAAGGCAATGTGCTGAAATATACAAAGGATAGAAATTTGAAAGAAACTAGTATATACAAATTGTCTGATGAACAACTTTCAGACCTTATGTCTCTTTATAACGATTTAGATGTTGAGTCAATACCTTCAATAGAGCCACCATCAAAAACGTTTCAGTATGATGCAGCAGCAATGGCAACCTTAACGATTGTATTAAATGAAAAAGAGTATGTTTCAAATGGATTTGACCATGGGAATCCGCCTAAACCTTTTGCATTGTTTGTTGGTAAACTATTATCTGTAAAGGAAACAATGGTTAAACAATAG
- a CDS encoding SufE family protein has product MTITEIKDEIIEEFAMFEDWEERYQYMIDLGKTLPLIDEQYKTEDNIIKGCQSKVWVHADLKDNKIAFTADSDAIITKGIIAILIRVFSNQHPKDIIEADTSFIDQIGLKEHLSPTRANGLVSMIKQIKMYAIAYQTQLN; this is encoded by the coding sequence ATGACGATTACAGAGATAAAAGATGAAATCATTGAGGAGTTTGCAATGTTTGAAGATTGGGAAGAGCGTTACCAATATATGATTGATCTTGGTAAAACCTTACCATTAATTGATGAGCAGTATAAAACAGAAGACAACATCATAAAAGGATGCCAAAGTAAAGTTTGGGTACATGCCGATTTGAAGGACAATAAAATAGCATTCACAGCAGATAGTGATGCGATTATTACCAAAGGTATCATCGCTATTTTAATTCGAGTATTTTCTAATCAGCATCCAAAAGATATTATTGAGGCAGATACTAGTTTTATAGATCAAATAGGATTAAAAGAGCATTTATCACCTACAAGAGCGAATGGTTTAGTTAGTATGATAAAGCAAATCAAAATGTATGCAATTGCATACCAAACACAATTAAATTAG
- a CDS encoding DUF59 domain-containing protein: protein MSETTIDTNLLGEKIVRVLKTIFDPEIPVDIYELGLIYDVFVNEDYEVKILMTLTTPNCPVAETLPLEVEEKVKSLNDVKTAEVEITFDPPWTQDLMSEEAKLELGML, encoded by the coding sequence ATGAGCGAAACAACAATAGACACGAATCTCTTAGGTGAAAAAATAGTAAGAGTATTAAAAACGATTTTCGATCCAGAAATTCCTGTAGATATATATGAGTTAGGACTTATTTACGACGTATTCGTTAATGAAGATTATGAAGTTAAAATTTTAATGACCTTAACAACACCAAATTGTCCAGTTGCAGAAACACTTCCATTAGAAGTTGAAGAAAAAGTAAAATCTTTAAATGATGTGAAAACTGCTGAAGTTGAAATCACTTTTGATCCACCTTGGACTCAAGATTTAATGAGTGAAGAAGCAAAACTAGAATTAGGAATGCTATAA
- a CDS encoding DUF2480 family protein, whose amino-acid sequence MADEIINRVAQSKLVVIDLEDFYPQGERVLFDIKDWLYEGFVLREKDFRHHVKEHDWSQYKNQYVALICSTDAIIPAWAYMLITIELASYSKKTIIGDLNTLETSIYQSIINGLDLDSYQEKPIIIKGCSNKPVPENAYILLTEVLQPIAKSIMYGEACSSVPLFKKKK is encoded by the coding sequence ATGGCAGACGAGATCATAAATAGAGTTGCACAAAGCAAACTTGTTGTTATTGATTTAGAAGATTTTTATCCTCAAGGAGAACGTGTGTTATTTGATATTAAAGATTGGCTTTATGAAGGATTTGTGCTTCGTGAAAAAGACTTTAGACATCATGTTAAGGAGCATGACTGGTCGCAATATAAAAATCAATATGTCGCACTAATTTGTTCCACTGATGCTATTATTCCAGCTTGGGCTTATATGTTAATTACTATTGAGTTAGCTTCGTATTCTAAAAAGACGATAATTGGTGATTTAAACACTCTAGAGACTTCGATTTATCAAAGTATTATTAATGGTTTAGACCTAGATTCTTATCAAGAAAAACCCATTATTATCAAAGGCTGTTCTAACAAGCCTGTACCAGAAAATGCCTATATTTTACTTACTGAAGTATTACAACCAATAGCAAAGTCTATTATGTATGGAGAAGCCTGCTCTTCTGTTCCTCTTTTTAAAAAGAAAAAATAA
- a CDS encoding DUF3078 domain-containing protein, protein MTKRLLLTSVLMLSMVFSFSQTKEELQTQKAEKQAVADAAQAEADALQAQIDALPGWRIGAFGTIGGSLSNFNNWYSQGAPNNASGNIGITVNGYANLIEEKHFWRNSLTANLNWVKLDNKDTDLDDGDFNPTTDVFSISSLYGRNLSEKLAVSTLMEYRTTLLDNFNDPGYLDVGVGFTWLPIENLIVVVHPLNYNFVFADNDNIFESSLGAKIVADYTRQIGAVNFKSNLSAFQSYKSGDLSNWTWSNSFGYTLWKMIGVGFDFGLRSNQQEAASFQGVALEDADNKLQSFYTVGLSYKF, encoded by the coding sequence ATGACTAAAAGATTACTTTTAACTTCTGTTTTGATGTTATCAATGGTGTTTAGTTTTTCTCAAACTAAGGAAGAACTACAAACTCAAAAAGCAGAAAAACAAGCAGTAGCTGATGCCGCTCAAGCTGAAGCAGATGCGTTGCAAGCACAAATCGATGCGTTGCCAGGATGGAGAATAGGTGCATTTGGTACTATTGGTGGAAGTTTATCAAATTTCAATAATTGGTATTCTCAAGGAGCTCCTAATAATGCTTCTGGAAATATTGGTATAACAGTTAATGGTTATGCCAATTTAATTGAAGAGAAACATTTCTGGAGAAACTCTTTAACTGCAAATTTAAACTGGGTAAAGTTAGATAATAAAGACACAGATTTAGATGATGGTGATTTCAATCCAACAACAGATGTTTTCAGTATTTCTTCTTTATATGGTAGAAATTTAAGCGAAAAATTAGCAGTTTCTACATTAATGGAATACAGAACTACATTATTAGATAACTTTAACGATCCAGGATATTTAGATGTTGGTGTTGGTTTTACATGGTTACCAATTGAAAATTTAATTGTAGTAGTTCATCCATTAAACTACAACTTTGTATTTGCTGATAATGACAATATTTTTGAATCGTCTTTAGGAGCTAAAATTGTTGCAGATTATACAAGACAAATAGGAGCTGTAAATTTTAAATCTAATTTATCTGCTTTCCAAAGTTATAAAAGTGGAGACTTATCTAACTGGACATGGTCAAACTCTTTCGGTTATACGCTTTGGAAAATGATTGGTGTAGGTTTTGACTTTGGCTTAAGAAGTAACCAACAAGAAGCAGCAAGCTTTCAAGGTGTTGCTTTAGAAGATGCTGATAATAAATTACAATCATTTTACACTGTTGGTTTGAGCTATAAATTTTAA
- a CDS encoding Rossmann-fold NAD(P)-binding domain-containing protein → MKQRICVLGCGWLGFTLAKSLVKNNYMVNGSTTTSEKISVLKSNNIEGFLVQLSSEGIIGAIENCLADCETLVLNIPPGLRKNPEANYVKQMQQLIPYVESSSIKNVLFVSSTSVYDDHESFPIISETSDTSTTSNTAKQLLAVEKLFQNNINFKTTILRFSGLFDEDKHPAKFLSGRKHLKNPEAPVNLIHKSDCIAIIEKIIERRVWNEVFNASTTPHPKKQTYYTAACKAQNLTLPTYNYSQKSLGKIIDSTKLVQVLGYTFKIKLEH, encoded by the coding sequence TTGAAACAAAGAATTTGTGTTTTAGGTTGTGGATGGTTGGGCTTTACTCTAGCGAAATCTTTAGTGAAAAACAACTACATGGTCAATGGATCAACAACTACTTCTGAAAAAATTAGTGTTTTAAAATCAAATAATATTGAAGGTTTTTTGGTGCAATTATCTTCGGAAGGCATTATTGGTGCTATTGAAAATTGTCTGGCAGATTGTGAAACTTTAGTTCTTAATATTCCACCTGGATTACGAAAAAACCCTGAAGCAAATTATGTCAAGCAGATGCAACAGCTTATTCCTTATGTGGAATCATCTTCTATTAAAAATGTTCTATTTGTGAGTTCAACTTCTGTATATGATGATCATGAATCGTTTCCAATAATTTCTGAAACTAGTGACACATCTACGACATCAAATACAGCTAAACAACTATTGGCTGTTGAAAAACTATTTCAGAATAATATAAATTTTAAAACGACGATACTTCGCTTTTCTGGATTATTTGATGAAGATAAACATCCTGCAAAATTTTTATCTGGAAGAAAACATCTAAAAAATCCTGAGGCTCCTGTAAATTTAATTCATAAAAGTGATTGTATTGCCATCATCGAAAAAATTATAGAACGACGTGTTTGGAATGAGGTCTTTAATGCATCTACGACGCCACACCCTAAAAAACAAACGTACTATACTGCTGCTTGTAAAGCTCAAAACTTAACCCTTCCAACATACAATTACTCTCAAAAAAGCTTAGGTAAAATCATAGACTCTACAAAGTTGGTACAAGTTTTGGGTTATACATTTAAAATTAAACTAGAACATTAG
- a CDS encoding CBS domain-containing protein, with translation MGIKSFQGARKQQQNITEVAALKVSDYMSRELITFRPEQTVEEVIQTLIRYKISGGPVVNSNNELVGIISEGDCLKDISESRYYNMPMEQHKVENRMVKHVETIDGNMNIFDAANKFLESKIRRFPIVENGKLAGQISQKDVLKAAIELKGQNWK, from the coding sequence ATGGGTATTAAAAGTTTTCAAGGGGCAAGAAAGCAACAACAGAATATTACAGAAGTTGCGGCATTAAAAGTAAGTGATTATATGTCACGTGAATTAATCACTTTTAGACCTGAACAAACGGTTGAAGAAGTCATACAAACTCTTATTAGATATAAAATATCTGGAGGTCCAGTGGTTAATAGTAATAATGAACTCGTTGGTATTATTTCTGAAGGCGATTGTCTTAAAGATATTAGTGAAAGTCGTTATTACAATATGCCAATGGAACAGCATAAGGTTGAAAACAGAATGGTAAAACATGTTGAAACCATTGATGGTAACATGAATATTTTTGACGCAGCCAATAAGTTTTTAGAATCTAAAATACGTCGTTTTCCAATTGTTGAAAATGGAAAATTAGCTGGACAAATTAGTCAGAAAGATGTTTTGAAAGCAGCCATTGAATTAAAAGGTCAGAATTGGAAATAA
- a CDS encoding GIDE domain-containing protein, whose translation MSEPIIIAIVLTVFGIIVFCSYYFSKKNVIIRTLAKIPNKPASSLKTNELSKVTGKALHVKEPLTAPFSIRKCVFYQIIIEQKVSTGKSSSWKTLIKEERFQEFFVQTKTEFVIIKPQEHPKNYSCHLVKDKDQSSGAFNDPTPQFESLLKRYNIDPQTFFGFNKRLRYKEGIIAIGEEITVAGIAKWKTLSEPIPEYPYSKIATLESTDKQKIIITDLPEVHKNKR comes from the coding sequence ATGAGTGAACCAATTATTATAGCAATAGTTTTAACCGTTTTCGGAATAATTGTGTTTTGCAGCTATTATTTCAGTAAAAAAAATGTAATCATTAGAACACTTGCAAAAATCCCTAACAAACCAGCTTCAAGTTTAAAAACTAATGAACTGTCAAAAGTTACAGGCAAAGCGCTTCACGTAAAGGAACCATTAACAGCTCCATTTTCAATTAGAAAATGCGTGTTTTATCAAATTATTATTGAACAAAAAGTAAGTACTGGTAAAAGTTCTAGTTGGAAAACCTTAATCAAAGAAGAGCGGTTTCAAGAGTTTTTTGTTCAAACCAAAACTGAATTTGTAATTATAAAACCTCAAGAGCACCCTAAAAATTATAGCTGTCATTTGGTAAAAGATAAAGATCAATCATCTGGTGCATTTAATGATCCTACACCTCAATTCGAATCATTATTAAAGCGATATAATATAGACCCTCAAACCTTTTTCGGATTCAATAAACGATTACGTTATAAAGAAGGAATTATAGCAATTGGTGAAGAAATTACGGTCGCTGGAATTGCTAAATGGAAAACACTAAGCGAACCTATTCCAGAATATCCATATTCGAAAATAGCAACTCTAGAAAGCACAGATAAACAAAAAATTATCATTACAGATTTGCCTGAAGTACACAAAAACAAACGTTAA
- a CDS encoding fused MFS/spermidine synthase, producing the protein MRKYISYLYPITRKVKSKYNDTLEITWHNGKKHLNTKNANYSYGSLQVILKFGLDKIDLKHINSILLLGLGGGSVIETLRQDFNYKKQITAIDIDPVIIDIAKTEYLLESNSNTTIICEDALQFIKENTTKYELIIIDLFIDIKVPKQFLELSFWEDVIKSKSTNGVILFNASLEEKKSHQLQSVINFLKTKVYKVDVYENVNNTNTILISQSL; encoded by the coding sequence ATGCGCAAGTATATCAGCTATTTATACCCAATCACGCGAAAGGTAAAATCAAAGTACAATGATACTTTAGAAATCACTTGGCATAATGGAAAAAAACACCTCAACACCAAAAACGCCAACTATTCGTATGGTTCATTACAAGTCATTTTAAAGTTTGGGCTCGATAAAATTGACTTAAAACACATCAATTCTATTTTGCTTTTAGGTCTTGGTGGTGGAAGTGTAATTGAAACACTTCGACAAGATTTCAACTATAAAAAACAGATTACAGCAATAGATATAGATCCTGTAATTATAGACATTGCAAAAACAGAATACCTACTTGAAAGCAATTCAAATACCACAATTATTTGTGAAGATGCACTTCAATTTATAAAAGAGAATACAACAAAATATGAGTTAATTATTATTGATTTATTTATCGATATTAAAGTGCCTAAACAATTTTTAGAACTCTCGTTTTGGGAAGATGTTATAAAATCAAAATCTACAAATGGTGTCATTTTATTTAACGCTTCTTTAGAAGAAAAAAAGAGCCATCAATTACAATCTGTTATCAATTTTTTAAAAACAAAAGTGTATAAAGTTGATGTATATGAAAATGTGAATAATACGAATACAATACTCATTTCTCAATCTTTATAA
- a CDS encoding single-stranded DNA-binding protein: MNTLRNKVQLIGNLGNDPEIVNLESGKMLAKFSIATNESYKNAQGEKVTDTQWHNVVAWGKTAEIIEKYVTKGKEVAIEGKLTSRSYDDKEGQKRYITEIFCSELLMLGKQ; the protein is encoded by the coding sequence ATGAATACGTTAAGAAACAAAGTACAGTTAATCGGGAACTTAGGAAACGATCCAGAAATTGTAAATCTAGAATCGGGAAAAATGCTAGCTAAATTTTCAATTGCAACAAATGAAAGTTACAAAAATGCACAAGGCGAAAAAGTAACAGACACACAATGGCACAATGTTGTAGCTTGGGGAAAAACAGCAGAAATTATAGAAAAATATGTAACTAAAGGAAAAGAAGTGGCTATAGAAGGGAAATTAACATCACGAAGTTATGATGATAAAGAAGGACAAAAACGATACATTACTGAAATTTTTTGTAGTGAATTATTGATGCTAGGAAAACAATAA